A DNA window from Solanum lycopersicum chromosome 3, SLM_r2.1 contains the following coding sequences:
- the LOC138347617 gene encoding uncharacterized protein has protein sequence MATTKFDHYHALFLHPSDTTGVSIIPMQLTGSDNYSVWSRAMRIQLLGKNKLGIVDGSWKKEDFGAELGHQWDRCNAVVQGWIMSSVTQELHTGIVYATSARAVWEDLRDHFDKVNASRIYQLHRISGIILTR, from the coding sequence ATGGCGACGACTAAGTTTGATCATTATCACGCACTGTTTTTGCACCCTTCCGACACCACTGGTGTTTCTATCATTCCAATGCAGCTAACAGGATCCGATAATTACTCTGTATGGAGCAGGGCTATGAGAATTCAATTGCTTGGGAAAAACAAGCTAGGAATTGTTGATGGCAGCTGGAAAAAGGAAGATTTCGGGGCTGAGTTAGGGCATCAATGGGATCGATGTAATGCAGTTGTTCAAGGATGGATTATGAGTTCTGTAACTCAGGAATTACACACAGGCATAGTCTATGCAACTAGTGCAAGAGCAGTCTGGGAGGATCTCAGGGATCATTTTGACAAGGTAAATGCATCTCGGATTTATCAATTGCATAGGATCTCAGGGATCATTTTGACAAGGTAA